Part of the Oncorhynchus mykiss isolate Arlee chromosome 12, USDA_OmykA_1.1, whole genome shotgun sequence genome, gcatttgtgaacagcagttttcagttctttccacagattctcgattggattcagatctggactttgacttggccattctaacacctggttatgtttatttttgaaccattccattgtagattttgctttatgttttggatcattgtcttgttggaagacaaatctccgtcccagtctcaggtcttttgcagactccatcaggttttcttccagaatggtcctgtatttggctccatccatcttcccatcaattttaaccatcttccctgtccctgctgaagaaaagcaggcccaaaccatgatgctgccaccaccatgtttgacagtggggatggtgtgttcagtgtgatgagctgtgttgcttttacgccaaacataacgttttgcattgttgccaaaaagttcaattttggtttcatctgaccagagcaccttcttccacatgtttggtgtgtctcccaggtggcttgtggcaaactttaaacaacactttttatggatatctttaagaaatggctttcttcttgccactcttccataaaggccagatttgtgcaatatacgactgattgttgtcctatggacagagtctcccacctcagctgtagatctctgcagttcatccagagtgatcatgggcctcttggctgcatctctgatcagtcttctccttgtatgagctgaaagtttagagggatggccaggtcttggtagatttgcagtggtctgatactccttccatttcaatattatcgcttgcacagtgctccttgggatgtttaaagcttgggaaatatttttgtatccaaatccggctttaaacttcttcacaacagtatctcggacctgcctggtgtgttccttgttcttcatgatgctctctgcgcttttaacggacctctgagactatcacagtgcaggtgcatttatacggagacttgattacacacaggtggattgtatttatcatcttagtcatttaggtcaacattggatcattcagagatcctcactgaacttctggagagagtttgctgcactgaaagtaaaggggctgaataattttgcacgcccaatttttcagtttttgatttgttaaaaaagtttgaaatatccaataaatgtcgttccacttcatgattgtgtcccacttgttgttgattcttcacaaaaaaatacagttttatatctttatgtttgaagcctgaaatgtggcaaaaggtcccaaagttcaagggggccgaatactttcgcaaggcactgtatatagtgaaaaaaatagtggtcctaaaacggaaccttgaggaacaccgaaatttacagttgatttgtcagaggacaaaccattcacagagacaaactgatatctttccgacagataagatctaaaccaggccagaacttgtccgtgtagaccaatttgggtttccaatctctccaaaagaatgtggtgatcgatggaccttcaatgctgtagaaatgttttggtacccttccccagatctgtgcctcgacacaatcctgtttcggagctcgaCGGACAATTCctgttttttgctctgaaatgcactgtcaactgtactttgctccgttcgtctttccctcgatcctgactagtctcccagtccctgccactgaaaaacatccccacagcatgatgctgccaccaacatgcttcaccgtagggacggcgccaggtttcttccagacgttgcgcttggcattcaggccaaagagttcaatcttggtttcatcagaccatataatcttgtttctcatgttctgagagtttttaggtgccttttggcaagctccaagcgggctgtcatgtgccttttactgatgagtggcttccgcccggccactctaccataaaggtgtgtttggtggagtgctgcagagatggttgcccttctggaaggttctcccatctccacagaggaagtctcGAGTCAGAGTGAGCAAAGAACAAGGCctttctccctcgattgctcagtttggccgggcggccagctccaggaagggtcttggtgcttccaaacttcttccatttaagaatggaggccactgtgttcttggggaccttcaatgctgcagaaatgttttggtacccttccccagatctgtgcctcgacacaatactgtttcggagctctacggacaattcctggtttttgctctgaaatgcactgtcaactgtgggacctcatatagacaggtgtgttgtgcctttccaaatcatgtccaaattaattgaatttaccacaggtggactccaatgaagttgtagaaacatctcaaacatGATCAatcgaaacaggatgcacctgagttcaatttcaaaGGTTGCTTTTGTTTCAATACTTAtgtagggtctgaatacttatgtaaataaggtatttcatttaaaaaatatttaatacatttgcaaccatttttaaaaaaaaaaactgttttggctttgtcattatggggtattgtgtgtagattgatgaggattttttttttctttaatccattttagaataatgctgtaatgtaacaaagaggaaaaggtcaaggggtctgaatactttccggtaCTGTATATTGGCTAAACTCCAGTCATATTTGACAAAAATAGTGTATTATAACCACCTAGAGTCCCcccaatctaagtaacataatacaaaatCTCCATCAAAATCCGTCACTTTCAGCTAGAAATATTGAATTTTTGAATCTGCCgatgtcgcacttccgcatctgcagtgaaaggtggcagaacTAGAACGgcgtttgtcagaccatgagacatcctgaaaatccatcttctcacaaaaacgtctgtagcgtccgaacagtttgaTCTACTATTATGACCATTCTATGGAAAagggagactctcacgaacatgatgGTGGTCTCCGTGTTGCTCTACAACCCCCCAAAAGTGTcaggggactcgtctgaaggtaaccggtactggtaaaaataaaaaaaatgaatgccCAAAAAAAGAGGTTAAATATgtgtgagaaaaatatatatttcctgagctttcttagatataggacaaacacttcaaaaccttatgattttgggggggggactgtattttttgccatttattaatgtgttattcaatgtattTCACTGGGCTACAGTAGTAAAGGCCAagttcaatattttatcaaatattttttttgtatttattttttataccttaaggggtcctaaaattccaaatcagatagctaaatgatccatagtatgaccatcttaaaacaaaaGGCAGAGGCGTAACATGACATGGATCAATCATCTTTACAGCTCACTCTCCCTAAGCAGTAAAGATTGTACTTGGTGTTTTATTCTGACTGATGATAtttttgtctttgtgtgtctgcagggTACTAATACCCCATGTGACTgaagttattgtgtgtgtgttcctgtgtgtttccTAGTATTACCCTAACTGTAGTCTGAGTGATTACGTTTTTGTTTTCAGAGTACTACCCTAACTGTGAGGTGATGTTCATGGGCATGGCCAACATCCACTCCATTAGGAACAGCTTCCAGTCCCTCCGAACAGTCTGTAGCCAGATCCCTGACCCTGGGAAGTAAGTGGATCCATCtgacctttctctccctccctccctccctccatccttctctttctcttttcatccctctatccccttctcctgGCCTCAGTAAggtaagggaggaggggagaaggggaatgCAGCCAGCCGCAATCCAGCCCCGTTCCCGCTGGGCAGGATAGCTGTCTggcctgaagtgtgtgtgtgtgtgtgtgagaaaaatatatatttcaaaccTGGCTTAAAAtacaatttgaaattatttaaaaTACTTGAACTGTGCTTTATTGAGCTTGTCTGTCACAATGGACGCAATAGAAGAGTCCAAAAAAGGGCAAACACGCCCACCTGGCATTCTAGGTTAGGCTAAAGAAAATGCTCGAAGTACTTAAAAGATTTCAAATAATATTTGTCCCAGGTCTTTTGTGTGTGACTGTCTCCTTGCATGTAGAGAGTGCATGCCCCAACTCCCAAACTGGAATCAGTGACATCACATGATGCACACGAGGGCTTTTCTAGTGGTAGATTTCCTGGTATTCTAAAAGAGGTGCTGTAGTGACCCCTTTTAAAATGACAGAGCCCATTACAGATCTAGGTCAGGGGCTTCACTTCCCGCTGCCACACCCCCCTCCCTGGTGTCCTCAGGCTTACTCTACCCATCGTTATTTATTTACCTCCCTCAGAATGCATTCTAAAACCTCTATAcctgttctgattggtcccacCTTGGCTTGTGTATTCCCAGCTGGCTTTCTGCTCTGGAGAGCACCCGTTGGCTGCAGCACCTATCCGTCATGCTGAAGGCTGCCACTCTAGTGTGCTCTGCTGTGGAAAGGGAGGGACGTCCTGTCCTGGTGCATTGTTCAGACGGGTGGGACCGCACCCCACAGATTGTGGCTCTTGCCAAGATCTTGCTGGACCCCTTCTATAGGACACTAGAggtagacacacatacacactcacactctgaCACGTTCTGACCCCTGGCCCTTAGGATACTGTGGTCACTAAGACTAACACTGATGCAGCAAATATCAGGTTTTGTTACATTTTGATAGTGAAAGTTCATGGTATTACCAATTGTTTCGCACACCCTATTGAAttgaccaaaaacacacacacaccttttttatGCCATGGTGTGAGAAACACAACTGAACcccccaccacccacccacccatccacaggGTTTCCAGGTACTGGTGGAGACAGAGTGGTTGGACTACGGTCATAAGTTTGGCGATCGCTGCGGTCACCAGGAGAGTGCTGAGGATGTGAATGAGCAGTGTCCTGTCTTCCTACAGTGGCTAGACTGTGTTCACCAGCTGCTCAAACAGTTCCCCTGCTTCTTCGAGTTCAACGAGGCATTCTTGgtatgtacagtaggctacacttACCACCTCTCCTTTTCGATTGAATTCTCTCACTTTCCTTTACCCAttcattctcttctctctctttttctctcctttctctttctctttgccttcaccttctctctctttctacctggCAATTTTACTACTCTTCTGTTGGCATAGGACATGTCTTGACGACTTATTTGATGTTTGTACATAAGAGGTATCAGACAGTAACCTTGGAACAAAGTATTATGTGTATTGTGTCTTAAAGTGtacatacaaatcaaatcaaatctctcggtccctgctttgatgcacctgtgctgacctcgccttctggatgatagcggggtgaacaggcagtgactcaggtggttgttgtccttgatgatctttatggccttcctgtgacatcgggtagagtaggtgtcctggagggcaggtagtttgccccggtgcggacctcactaccctctggagagccttacggttgtgggcggagcagttgccgtaccaggcggtgatacagcccgacaggatgctctcgaccgtgcatctgtagaagtttttgagtgcttttggtgacaagccgaatttcttcagcctcctgaggttgaagaggcgctgctgtgtcttcttcacaacgctgtctgtgtgggtggaccaattcggtttgtccgtgatgtgtacgccgaggaacttaaaacttactaccctctccactactgtcccgtcgatgtggatagggtggtgctccctctgctgtttcctgaagtccacaatcatatcctttgttttgttgatgttgagtgtgaggttattttcctgacaccacactccgagggccctcacctccgctctgtaggccgtctcgtcatcgttggtaatcaagcctaccactgtagtgtcgtccgcaaacctgatggagttggaggcgtgcatggccacacagtcgtgggtgaacagggagtacaggagagggctcaaaacgcacccttgtggggccccagtgttgaggatcagcggggtggagatgttgttacctaccctcaccacctgggggcggcccgtcaggaagtcccagttgcacagggcggggtcgagacccagggtctctagCTTGAttagtttggagggtactatggcgttaaatgctgagctgtagtcgatgaacagcattctcacataggtattcctcttgtccagatgggttagggcagtgtgcagtgtggttgcgattgcgtcgtctgtggacctatttgggcggtaagcaaattggagtgggtctagggtgtcaggtagggtggaggtgatatggtccttgactagtctctcaaagcacttcatgatgagctcagttaccttagctttcttgggaacaggaacaatggtggccctcttgaatcatgtgggaacagcagactgggataaggattgattgaatatgtccgtaaacacaccagccagctggtctgcgcatgctctgaggacgcggctggggatgccgtctgggcctgcagccttgcgagggttaacacgtttaaatgttttactcaagccggctgcagtgaaggagagtccgcaggttttggttgcgggccgtgtcagtggcactgtattgtcctcaaagcgggcaaaaaagtttagtctgtctgggagcaagacatcctggtccgcgacggggctggttttctttttgtaatccgtgattgactgtagaccctgccacataactcttgtgtctgagccgttgaattgtgactctactttgtctctatactgacgcttagcttgtttgattgccttgcggagggaatagctacactgtttgtattcggtcatgtttccggtcaccctgccctggttaaaagcagtggttcgtgctttcagtttcacgtgaatgctgccatcaatccacggtttctggtttgggaatgttttaattgttgctatgggtacgacatcgtcaatgcactttctaatgaactcgctcaccgaatcagcgtattcgtcaatgttgttggacgcaatgcggaacatatcccaatccacgtgaacgaagcagtcttgaagcgtggaatcagattggtcggaccagcgttgaacagacctgagcgcgggagcttcttgttttagttgctgtctgtaggctgggagcaacaatggagtcgtggtcagcttttccgaaaggagggcgggggagggccttatatgcgtcgcggaagttagaaaaacaatgatccagggttttaccagcccagttgcgcaatcaatatgctgatgcaatttagggagtcttgttttcagattagccttgttaaaatccccagctacaatgtatgtagcctcaggatatgtagtttccagtttgcatagagtcaaataaagtttgttcagggccatcgatgtgtctgcttgggggtgaatatatacggctgtgattataatcgaagagaattcccttggtagataatgcggtcgacatttgattatgaggaattctaagtcaggtgaaaagaaggacttgagttcctgtatgttgttatgatcacaccacgtctcgttaatcataaggcataccctcccgcccctcttcttaccagaaagatggttgtttctgtcggcgcgatgcgtgaagaaaccagctggctgcaccgactccgatagagtctctcgagtgagccatgtttccgtgatgcaaagaacgttacaatctctgatgtctctctggaatgcaacccttgctcagatttcatctaccttgttgtcaagagactggacattggcgagtagtatgctagggagcgGTTCgcaatgtgcccgtctccggagcctgaccagaagacagcTTCGCTTGCTtcttttacgacgtcgttgttttgggttgccggctgggatccgatccattgtcctgggtggaaggcagaacacaggatccacttcgggaaagtcatattcctggtagtaatgatggtgagttgacgttgctcttatattcagtagttcctcccgactgtatgtaatgaaacctacgattacctggggtaccaatgtaagaaataacacgtaaaaaatataaatactgtttcctaggaacgcgaagcgaagtgaggcggccatctctgtcggtgccggAAGTCTCAGTATTGTGTCTCAGTATTGTGTGCTGTGCAAGGACTAAGAAAAAGCCATTGTAAAGGCATTGTAAAACTATATAtacctttggtctctttgttaaGAGTGTACTGTTGTATGTATTGTAAGGAATGTGTGTAGCGGCTAAATGTgttgtgttcctctcctcccagGTCAAGCTGGTTCAGCACACATACTCGTGCCTCTACGGGACGTTCCTGTGTAACAACGGGCGGGAGAGAGAGGCCCGCAACATCTACAAACGCACCTGCTCCATCTGGTCTCTGCTCCGCACCGGCAACAAGAACTTCCAGAACTTCCTTTATATTCCCTGTCATGAGATGGTAACCTACCTCTACGGTCACgtttttcttctctcttcttcttctgttctATACTATCCACattatctcctcccctctcctccattttCACATTGAGGCAAAGGTGCCAATCTTTCCCACGTCCAATACACTTCTGATGACGCCCAGGATCATAGTGTGTCGGTAATGAGTGGAGTTTTTGATACTTTTGTTGACCTTTAAAAGAAAGGAAAGATGCTCTCATCCAAATATTCACGATTAATGCATAAAAAATAATATCGGCACCATTTATATGGATTTACTGAGACAAAACCTAATTTATGTGTTTGTCTTTTATTGACCTCTGCCCCCtggtcctctcctccctgtcccctgTGTCCAGGTGCTGCAGCCGGTGTGCCACACCCGGGCCCTGCAGCTGTGGACGGCCGTCTACTTGCCCACCTCCTCCCCCTGCACCGCTGCCGAGGACGCCATGGAGCTCTACCTGTGCCCCTGCGCACAGGGAGATGAGCTCACCTCACAATCTCTCGACAGGTGGGGCTATCCCTTACCCACTCACTCCATTCATCCATCTCCGTCTCTATTCATCAATATAGCCCATTAGCGTTTTCGTAAGACCATTTACTTAATTTTATCTCAAGCCATCGTCGACCTACTTGTATTCCTTGTATTGCTCTGAGCTCTCTCTTCTCAAGGCTTATTAAATAAGGAGGCAACAGGCTTGTGGTGAAAACTGAAGGTGGGCTTGGTTCACTATCTTACATCTTGTTGCTCAGATCCAGCCTGCTCTCTAGTGGTACAGAAGGAAGCTCACAGATGAGGGAAGCTCCGTCAACTTGAGATTGGTATTTGTTCCCCTTTGTGCAGGCTTCCTAAGTCTCGCTCCATGGACAACCTGGTGTCGGCCTGTGAGAACGGGATGGCCCTCACCCGCACCTCTAGCGACCCCAACCTCAACAAGCACTGCCAGGAGGGCCGTACTGCCCATGGCTTGGAGCCTATGGCTGCTATAGGAGGAGGGGCGGAACCCGATAGCCCCGAGGACGTCAGCCCTGACACGGGATTGGACGACAATGACTCGGAGGTGGAGCCTGTCACTCAGACTCCTCCTACCACACCCCTGGAGATGGAGCCAAGGGAAGAGGGCTTTGAGGAGGAGGAGTTGAGAGAGGAGATTTGTCTGACGACACAACCTCTGCCCTCCCTGCCCCTCCCCCCCGTCACTCTGGAGAAGGGcttcccccaccccacccctctccccctgcccACACCCATTCTCCTCCATTCCCTCCCCCAGACCACCAGCCCCCATTGCCCTCCACCTCCCTTGCCACAACAGGTGGCTGACAGCCGCTACAGGACTGCTGAGGTCACTACCCACCCTGCCCGGGCAGCAGAAGCATGCCTACCTTCCCCACCTGCCTGGAAGGGCCCACTACCGGCAGCTGTTCTGAATGGGCCTATCACCAATGGCCTCCAGAACAGCCACTCAGTGTCTGCAGAGCTGCCGGCCCTCGAGCAGCTAGTTCCTCTATTCTCTATGGCCATGGAAGACTCCACAGAGACCCTCACAGACAAAGCAGAGGCCCCACCAACACTGCCCCACAGCAGGAGAGAAAGTCTGGGCCAGACCCAGGCCCCAGAGTGGGCCTTACCCCAGGCCCAGACCCAGGCCCAGGGAacggagagagaagggaagaggacagAGGTTGTAAGTGGTAGAGAGCTGGTGCCTCTGAGAGAATGTGTAGTAGCAGTACCAAGAGTAGCAATGGCCTCCGCATCTACAGTGTCCCCTGTTGACAACAGCCAGGTAGTGGCGGTGCGACACCCGGTCTCCCAGAGCCAACTGAGTGTCAGTGAGGAGCTGTCTCTCCTGGGCTCCCACTGGGAGAGTGTCCAGGGCCTGGTCCAGTCTGGCCTCCCAGCCAATCTCTCCTCAGGTCTCTGTCGGGCCCTCCAGCCCACCGCCTACCAGAGTCGACGCCTGGCTGGCAAGCTGCTCCGTGCCCAGGGCATGGCCGTGTCCAACGGGTTGCCTAACGGGGGTTCGCAGTGCTGCCgcagggagaaggaggaaagggTCCGTGGCCCGGCCCCAGCCAGCTCCAGCCCAGTCCAGTCAGGCTGGCTCTCTGCAGTCAGAAGCAGCTCAGGCTATGCTGCCATCTGCAGCCAAACCAGCACCAGCACTCCACCCACCTCTTCAACCGGCCAGTTCTTACcagcctctcccttctccccgcCCTCCCTGGCCTACCTGGATGATGACGGGCTGCCGGTGCCCATGGACGCGGTGCAGCAGCGTCTCAGGCAGATCGAGGCGGGATATAAACAGGAAGTGGAAGTGCTGAGGAGACAGGTGCGCCAGCTGCAGATGAGGCTGGAGAGACAGTACGGCATGCCGCCCTCTGAGCCTGACGTCGACTACGAGGACGACATTGTGAGTAACTCTCACATGTAGACTTTAAACAGTAACCCAGTGTTGATAAACTCCCAATGTATTATTACTGTACTGTGAAATTATGACATATGTCTCTCGCTCtcaacctgtctccctccctctcatatTGACCTGTCTGTTCCCAGACGTGTTTGCGTGAGTCAGACGACAGTGACGAGGAGGAAAGTCTGTCGGATCACAGCGAGGACTGTTTCTCTGAGGGCAGCTGGGACAGAGTGGAGCAGAAGGACACAGAGGTCAGCGTCCCTCATAGTCTGCTtcaggtttctctctctctctactgcttcTTATATATAACCCTATACTACACCTGTATActacagcctctcctctcccactcatCTTTCCACCTTTCAGATacgtacagagccttcagaaagtgttcatatcCCTTGACATTTTcttattacagcctgaattcaaaatggataaaaataaatactaataattcacccatctacacacaataccttataatgtcaaagtgaaaacatatttttagacatttttgctcatttattataaattaaatactGAAATTTCTCATTTACAGTACATCAGTTTTCACAcgcctgagtcaatactttgtagaagcacctttgacagcaattacTACTGTGAGTCTAAGCGCTTTCCACACCCGGATTGTGCAagatttgcccattattctttaaaaaaaaattcaagctctgtcaaattagttgttgatcattgctagacaaccattttcagatctTTCAAaacttgccatagattttcaagtagaagtcaaaactgtaactcggacaCTCGTGAATTTTGTGTTCCAGAACACAAAAACTAAAGTGAACTTCACCCTTTCTATTTGTTAACCTTAAATAAAAATAGCAAAACTAAAGAAAATATACAAAATGTTAGTCTCTAAACAAGTGAAATtacatttttcaaaatgtatatgtttttgtggTGTGCCACATTCCATGTTGTATTTGTTGAGCCGACGTTTCACATTCGGTTCCACACATTACAAACTGATTTAGGATCAGCTCTTACCATCACAGCCCAAACCTTCAGGCACATCAGAAACAATAAGACCGAACCTGGAACAGAATTTCTAACAAGCGCTAACAAAAGTAATTGTTTTGTGCGGAAGCACAATGTGTCACGGAGAGTTGCTGTGAAATAACCTATATTGGTGGTTAATAAGTAGAGTTAAACGGTATGATAGACAAAGTATCCTTGTGATCAGGTAGGCTACATTTCACAATCAAATTCCCGCGGCATTGTAATCGCTCCAGGTACCAAGTGTCACGAAGAAGGCTATCTATCACCTACAaggcaatacattttttttttaaacatttcaatCTCTCACCCACTAATTAGGctagtattatggagtaactacaatgttgttgatccagcctcagttttctcctatcacagccattaaactatgtaactggtgaaatccctgaaccctttccttcctctacggtaactgagttaggaaggacccttgtgtctttgtagtgactgggtgtattgatattccatccaaagtgtaattaataacttcactatgctcaaaggaatattcagtatctgctttttttttattttttgccatctaccaataggtgaccttctttgcaaggcattggaaaacctgtctggtctttgtggttgaaactgTATTTGAAAATTCattgcttgactgagggaccttacagataattgtatgtgtggggtacagagatgagatagtcgttcaaaaatcatgttaaccctGTAATGTTGATGTCCGTGCACCTGTGAAAATccaattagcataataaaaacatTCCTGtaaaaatccatcagtttaaacactattattgcacagagagTCCATACAActgtattatgtgacttgttaagcacatatttactcctgaacttatttaggcttgccataacaaaggggttgaatacgtattgactcaagacatttgtgACTCACAacctggatttggtcttatgtagcaaaatgtcaaattgtgttttttacattgataAAAGTGGAGACTACAAAATGGTAAATCATACACTCCattttttgaggaacaatgggaaagtaatctgctttgaaagttgttaaacttgtaaactcacttttgagaaaatggccttttctttgctcctctttgtctacacccattcagcatcgttcacaccctcttcgtgagcaatggaacgcaagtgactactaccatgaggaaaaagtgcgatcacaaaatggctgcttgatggacagctgatatattctgctttcattcactcccacaacaacatagaagcctcattataatttctattgatggttgacatctagtggaacccctaggcagtgcaacatcattcatatctcaaggggatttcattggggactggtgaatacatacaagctcagatttctgacaactcaggattttgcctgccatatgagttctgttatactcacagatatcattcaaacagttttagaaacttcagagtgttttctatccaatactaataataatatgcaaatattagcaactatgactgaggagcaggctgtttgatatgggcaccttttcatccaagctactcaatactgcccctgcagccataaaaagttaatccattttaaatacaggctgtaacacaacaaaatgtggagaacgtcaaagggtgtgaatactttctgaaggcactgtatgtgtcacaCACTGTTCTAAAAGAAATGCGTGTATCTGCAGGTCACCAGGTGGGTGCCCGATCACATGGCCTCCCATTGTTTCAACTGCGACTGTGAGTTCTGGATGGCCAAGCGACGACATCACTGCAGGTTTGTTTAGCTTTACCATTGCCCACTAATCAAGAAGCCAAAATGTCAAGTGTAGGATAATAAACATAGCATAAACCTTCAACGCACAGCAGATTTTATACCACACCAACCGTGATTTGAGATTAAAAAAAGACTTACAGCACGACAGTACG contains:
- the LOC110537841 gene encoding myotubularin-related protein 4 isoform X1, yielding MSLAARVSCSVLNCFGEEGPPSLEYIQAKDLFPPKELVKEDDSLQVPFPALQGEGVEYLGRANDTIIAISNYRLHIKFKDSIINSCYHPPPPSCSLLPPWSWCLSVTLLQTYQGVDNHISVPLRLIESVESRDMFQLHIICKDSKVVRCHFSTFKQCQEWLKRLNRAVAHPGRLEDLFALAYHAWCLGGSADDEDQHLHLCRPGDHVRQRQEMEVRRMGFDMQNAWRVSDINLNYKLCSSYPQKLLVPVWITDKELESVGSFRSSKRIPVVIYRHQRNGAVIARCSQPEISWWGWRNTEDEYLVTSIAKACLMDPGARVTCGAAACSRPRGEGPDSSDGDFDSSLTGCSGPDANAAPQKLLILDARSYTAAVANRAKGGGCECEEYYPNCEVMFMGMANIHSIRNSFQSLRTVCSQIPDPGNWLSALESTRWLQHLSVMLKAATLVCSAVEREGRPVLVHCSDGWDRTPQIVALAKILLDPFYRTLEGFQVLVETEWLDYGHKFGDRCGHQESAEDVNEQCPVFLQWLDCVHQLLKQFPCFFEFNEAFLVKLVQHTYSCLYGTFLCNNGREREARNIYKRTCSIWSLLRTGNKNFQNFLYIPCHEMVLQPVCHTRALQLWTAVYLPTSSPCTAAEDAMELYLCPCAQGDELTSQSLDRLPKSRSMDNLVSACENGMALTRTSSDPNLNKHCQEGRTAHGLEPMAAIGGGAEPDSPEDVSPDTGLDDNDSEVEPVTQTPPTTPLEMEPREEGFEEEELREEICLTTQPLPSLPLPPVTLEKGFPHPTPLPLPTPILLHSLPQTTSPHCPPPPLPQQVADSRYRTAEVTTHPARAAEACLPSPPAWKGPLPAAVLNGPITNGLQNSHSVSAELPALEQLVPLFSMAMEDSTETLTDKAEAPPTLPHSRRESLGQTQAPEWALPQAQTQAQGTEREGKRTEVVSGRELVPLRECVVAVPRVAMASASTVSPVDNSQVVAVRHPVSQSQLSVSEELSLLGSHWESVQGLVQSGLPANLSSGLCRALQPTAYQSRRLAGKLLRAQGMAVSNGLPNGGSQCCRREKEERVRGPAPASSSPVQSGWLSAVRSSSGYAAICSQTSTSTPPTSSTGQFLPASPFSPPSLAYLDDDGLPVPMDAVQQRLRQIEAGYKQEVEVLRRQVRQLQMRLERQYGMPPSEPDVDYEDDITCLRESDDSDEEESLSDHSEDCFSEGSWDRVEQKDTEVTRWVPDHMASHCFNCDCEFWMAKRRHHCRNCGNVFCKDCCHLKLPIPDQQLYDPVLVCNVCYDLLLEARNREICSQQLKKPIATASS